In the Diorhabda sublineata isolate icDioSubl1.1 chromosome 10, icDioSubl1.1, whole genome shotgun sequence genome, TAAATCAATGTCTAAtttctaggttatatttacaACATTACAAGAtaagatataatttataatggAACTTCGTGATATAAATTATGATAAGGGTGAATACGTCGAAACTGtaagatttaataaattttaatgtagTAGTGATATTGAGTTTAGTTGTTGTAGGCGTCAGGAAACAAGGTGTGTCGTCAAACTGTACTTTGTGGATCTCAAAATATAGTTTTACAAGGAAAAGTGATAGTGCAATCCGATGCTATTATTAGGGGTGATTTAGCAAATGTTAAAACGGGAAGATATTGCATTATCAGTAAAGAAGCTGTACTGAGACCACCCTACAAAAAATTTAGCAAAGGGTAACTTGTCGACTATATTaaaaggttaggttaacttTCTTATTACTTTTTAGTGTTGCTTTCTTTCCTTTATCTGTTGGGGATCATGTATATGTGGGAGAGAAATCTCTTATAAACGCGGCTGTCGTTGGAAATTAtgtttatattggaaaaaactgtgtaattgtgagttttttaatgaattcatCAATTGTGTATTGACATAGTACTTTCAGGGACGTAGATGCACTCTTAAAGATTGTTGTGTGATCGAGGATAATACGATATTGGCACCAGAAACTGTGGTACCACCTTTTACAAGGTATGCCGGTTCGCCTGGTGCTTATGTTGGGGATTTGCCGGAATGCCAAGCGGATCTGATGGTCGATTTTACAAGGAGTTATTATCAACATTTCCAACCaactaaattaatttaaataataatatttctttttaatatattatttgtataaattaatttcatttttttctccattataACATATTCAAGTCACATAAATCGAACATGATAAACTTTATTCTACTTAGCAAATTATCTTTGGGAAAtcgtttgttttgaaaatttaaaaaatcaacatttcaaaaagtattcaTGTTCTATGgaaaaaacaaacaactttattacaataaatgatGGGTTTTATATGggttattcttcttctttccctTCCTTAACATGgccttttatatatatatgattaaGCAGTATATGATAATTTGGGGTACATTTCAATATTCGGGAAAGAATCAAAATTTACAGCGGAAATATTCAGAAGTAATGTCGAAACAATAATGACAGTTGACCCCTAGGTGgcataaagaaaaaagaaattgtgggttaataaaaaaagcatttGGCATTAAAAATCGAAAGTATAACAAAATGGCATCgaaattattatacgagggggTAGTCCAAAACATTGTGAGTTTAGTGacgtttttgtgttttatgaagaaattttgatcaaaaaatgaaactagAAATGTAATAGTCAGCtttaatagtatattttttatatacaataaatatttgtctaaaATGCGTTcgtattatatataataaattaaaataatatctataCTATACATAACAAGTACAATTGAACATCTTTAgatagaaataatataataataaaaatcaaaatatcagtcaaattatctataaaaaaatttatataatgtgTTAAATCGTTATTCTGGAGTGTCTTCTTCATCAATTATTGCCGCCCTGTCACTAGTAGACGTTTTTCTTCTTGTAAGGGCtccttttatatttattctcgTTGTCGATCCCCATTTTTCTTTTATCGCCTCAGACGACGTCATTAATATCGAATAAGAAGAATTTGAATCGCCTTCTTTGCTATGGTGTATACCATATAAAAAGTAAACAAGCATAcctaaaaatacattaaataatgCCTGCGTGTCTTTAAAAAACAAGTTGGTGATTTTACTTTCCACAGTTACGCATTTTgaagttattataaatattaaagcGACCGTCCCTCgtataaatttttcgaaaacaaaataataaggtTAGGAAGTGAAGATAAGTATTTATGTCATTACTTTTGACAACAATAATCGACATATTGATATTATATCATAAATAAGAATacaacaataaaagaaaaagtaaataatgaagaaaaattgacaTTGACGTAGTTACACTAATAGgatgaaaaaattagttaataatATCAACAGTTTCTTAATATATTTAGTTATTAAGAaattctatatataaatatcataaataaacGAACTAAATaaccattttaataaatattgttcaaaatacGATATAATCACAACACAGCACGTTGTTTTAATTTCGTTTACTCACCAAAAACAAGCtcgaaaatattaataagaaatcaaaTCGCGAATGTATGCCTAATCTGTCAACTTCAAAGACTCGAAATCatgtataaaaacatttatacagTCATGCAACGATGTTCAATTCAgagttttattattacaaaatgggTAAGTatcaacaacaatttttaaGCATTTTTCTCTTCTTATAATACATTTCTTACCTAAAATCATCCATACGAAAAACCGCAACCATGtcaagtagttcaaatgtatcataAATTCGATATTACACAATATACTTATAGCCGGTATTAACGGCACCAAGGGCACTTTGAATCTCAAACCCGTGGTATTTTGGTGATGTGCAACAATTACCAGTAAACCTTGAATAAAACACAATTGTAATAAAAAGAaaccaattattattaaatgtaatatCCAGTTGTGTTATATCAAGATCAAGAGATGTCCACAAGGATTCACAACGTAGTCATCCACGCAAAGGGGAGATCTGTGTCATAGTTCAAAGATGAGTCATTTACTGTGAAAGTGAAAAGCACGAAACCATTCGATAATGATGTAGTGGGAGAACCAGGAGGTTGTAGAAAACAAATAAGATCTAGATATGAGTGACAAGAATCGTTAGATGGAAAGAAAAACTAATGCCTTGGTTTCATAGTAAACAAAATGCGTGATTAAGACAAATCCTCATAATCAGTTATCATCCATTATATCAATGCAGTTTGTTTCATGTTTCCTGATGTACTGTACTGCAGTATGAGAATGGATT is a window encoding:
- the LOC130449407 gene encoding dynactin subunit 5 is translated as MELRDINYDKGEYVETASGNKVCRQTVLCGSQNIVLQGKVIVQSDAIIRGDLANVKTGRYCIISKEAVLRPPYKKFSKGVAFFPLSVGDHVYVGEKSLINAAVVGNYVYIGKNCVIGRRCTLKDCCVIEDNTILAPETVVPPFTRYAGSPGAYVGDLPECQADLMVDFTRSYYQHFQPTKLI